GCTGCCCAGGCGCTGGTCGTCGGCATTGCACGCCGGCCTGCATGCGCCACTGACCAGGGTATCCACCTGGCTGGTACCGGCGGCCGTCGCCCACAGCGCGGTGATGTGGGCCTGGCATCTGCCCGGTGCGCTCGAGGCGGTACTGGCCAGCGAGCCGCTGCACCACCTGATGCACCTGTCGTTCCTGCTCGCCGGCATGTGGTTCTGGGCGGCGGCATGGCGACGCCTGCGCGATCCCGGCAGCGGCGCCGGTGGCGGCGTGGTCGCGCTGCTGGCGGTGATGATGCAGATGGGGTTCCTCGGCGCGCTGCTGGCGTTCTCGCAACGCGCGCTGTACCCCGTTTACGCGTTGCGCGCGCCCGAAGTCGGCCTGTCCGCGCTGGCCGACCAGCAGCTGGCCGGGATCCTGATGTGGGTGCCCAGCTGCATTCCCTATCTCGCCGGCGGCCTGTGGCTGCTGTGGCAGGGCCTGGGCCGGAACGAACGGCGCAACCGGACGCGGGAAACGGGGCCGTAAGCCGGCCGGCGTGGCGGCCGGGCGGAGCGTAGGGGAGCGTAGCGGCGCGTAGCGGCGCCGCCGGTTGGAACGGACGGGATGCGGCGGGCGGGCTTTCACCACATGATTGCCTTTCGAACCCGACCATGCGGGCTCCGCCCCGAAGGA
This portion of the Luteimonas yindakuii genome encodes:
- a CDS encoding cytochrome c oxidase assembly protein; this translates as MAVAATAPLWPWAAFAHDGHPHPPTLAQAWTLSPMVLVPFVLLAALYALGLLRLWRQAGIGRGVRIADVAGFWAGMLALALAAIWPLDAYGAWSLAAHMAQHMLLLALVPPLLLAGKPFAVAAYALPRRWSSALHAGLHAPLTRVSTWLVPAAVAHSAVMWAWHLPGALEAVLASEPLHHLMHLSFLLAGMWFWAAAWRRLRDPGSGAGGGVVALLAVMMQMGFLGALLAFSQRALYPVYALRAPEVGLSALADQQLAGILMWVPSCIPYLAGGLWLLWQGLGRNERRNRTRETGP